AGCTATCCTTAATTCTCCAATTAGTATGTTCTGAGATGATGATTTTGATCTCTTCTTCCCGTCGAGGGCTGGTTGGCGCCGCTGGAGTACTCATGTTTCAGCTTCTGGTGGCGGCGGCACTGGCAGATAGCCCAATAGCTTTGCCTGGCTGCCCGGAAACCTGTGGCGACATTGCCGTGCCATACCCTTTCGGCATCGGCCAAGGCTGCTTCCACGAGGGCTTTAATCTCACCTGCCAGAAGCAGCACAGGACGAAGCTGCTCTTAGGTGATGGCACAGAGGTGCTTGGTATCTCTTTGCCTAACGGCACCGTGCGGATTGATAGCAATGTTTTCCAATCAGCCTCTGCTAACTTCAACGGCACATGGTCCGGGCCACCAGCAACCAGCCCTTTCACGGTGTCAAGCAGATACAACTGGTTTGTGGCCTACGGGTGTAACATCGTTGCCCAGCTCATTCCATATGGAACCTCTGTCGGTAACGTCAGCACCTGCGCCTCCATGTGTTTGGACAACGTGGAGGATGCCAAGAGCCCAATGTGTTCAGGCATTGGCAGTTGTCGCGCGCCCATACCCTGGGATCTAACTTCATATGGTATCCAAGTCACACATATGGCGGTTCAAAAATATACAGTTGGAACTTCTTCGAAACATACAGCTGCATTCATAGTGGATCGGGCCTGGTTCACCATATTTCAGAACAATATTGAGATAGATCCTGTTCCCATGTGTCAACATTGCGGCATTCATAGTGTTCCGGCAGTTTTAGAGTGGTCATTGCATTCTAATTCGAGATGCCGAAGCTCAAACAGTTTCACCACCTATGATGTTGATGGCAATCATGGCCGGATACGCTGTAACTGTACCCAAGGATATAAAGGAAATCCATACATTGAGGATGGATGCCAAGGTATTTCTTTCTGTGTTCTTGCATTCGTCATAATATGGCCACATCAACTTAGAATGAATTTTAGGCTTGAGCGGTAATTTCTGCCCATAGAATAGTGCATGCAACAAGCGAAAACTATGTTCTTTTGCTGTATGAAACGCCTCCTCTTTTCAATTCCTTTGTCTCTACTTCAGATATTGACGAGTGCCAGGAGCCAGATGTTTATCCATGCCTGCACGGAACCTGCACCAATATGCCAGGGACATACCGATGCTCAGCAAAGAAAAGTACCAAGAGTCTCTCAGGTATAAATACAGCGCTCTTACTTGATATGTGGCTTTGCTTAGTTGTAATTAAGGACCACAGAGATATGTTAATTACCTGTTGTGTAGTAGTACTAGACTTATGACTATAGAAAGTGTACTCCTGCATTCTTTGGCTTTGAAATAAGATGTACTAATAGTGAAAGCATCAGTCCGTTGACCATTCATAAATGGAAGGCAACACGTAAGAACAAAAATAGTACAGAATGTTATGTGCTTCATAATAAACAATGTGTCGCTGAACTGAAACAAAAGTATAGCTGAGTAGTTCCATACTTTTAGTTGAAAACAGAAGCTTGAATACTTTAAATTCATACGACATATCATGTACTATCCATCCTTATTTCTCTGCAGGTTTAATCACTGGAATTGCAATTAGTGCTGGTTTTGGCCTACTGTTTTCATTTCTGGGTGTTGCCAAAATCACCAATAAGCTCAAACAACGAAGAGCTAAGAAGTTGAGACAGAAGTTCTTTAATAAAAACCATGGACTGCTCCTACAACAGCTAATCTCTTCAAACAAAGATATAGCAGAGAGAACGAGAATTTTCAGCTTGGAAGAGCTAGATCAGGCAACCAACAAATTTGACCATAATCGcgtccttggcggtggtggccatgGTATGGTGTATAAAGGCATCTTATCTGATCAACATGTTGTGGCCATCAAGAAGGCAAAAATTGTCGTTCAAAGGGAAATTGACCAGTTCATCAATGAGGTTGTCATACTTTCACAAACAAACCATAGGAATGTGGTGAAGCTCTTTGGATGCTGCCTCGAGACAGAAGTTCCTCTACTAGTTTATGAGTTCATATCAAATGGAACTCTCTCTTTTCATCTCCATGGGCAAAGTGAGAATCCTTTGTCATGGAAAGATAGGTTGAGGATTGCTTTGGAAACTGCAAGGGCTATTGCATATCTACACTCTGCTGCTTCCATATCAGTATACCATAGAGATATCAAATGTGCAAACATACTTCTTACTGATACTTTAACAGCAAAAGTATCAGATTTTGGAGCTTCAAGGTCAATGGCAATAGATGAGACAGGAATACTTACAGCTGTCCAAGGAACCTATGGTTACCTTGATCCAGAATACTACTACACTAGTCGGCTCACAGAGAAGAGCGATGTTTACAGCTTTGGTGTGATCCTGGCAGAGCTACTGACAAGGGTGACACCAGTTTTTTCTTCTCATTCATCAGAATGCACAAGCCTAGCATCACATTTTGTGTCACTTGTAAGAGAAAATCGCTTGTTAGATATTCTAGACATACAAATTGTTGAGGAGGGAGGGACTGAAGATGCCAAGGTCGTTGCAAGACTCGCAGAATC
This region of Lolium perenne isolate Kyuss_39 chromosome 2, Kyuss_2.0, whole genome shotgun sequence genomic DNA includes:
- the LOC127336875 gene encoding wall-associated receptor kinase-like 8, which gives rise to MMILISSSRRGLVGAAGVLMFQLLVAAALADSPIALPGCPETCGDIAVPYPFGIGQGCFHEGFNLTCQKQHRTKLLLGDGTEVLGISLPNGTVRIDSNVFQSASANFNGTWSGPPATSPFTVSSRYNWFVAYGCNIVAQLIPYGTSVGNVSTCASMCLDNVEDAKSPMCSGIGSCRAPIPWDLTSYGIQVTHMAVQKYTVGTSSKHTAAFIVDRAWFTIFQNNIEIDPVPMCQHCGIHSVPAVLEWSLHSNSRCRSSNSFTTYDVDGNHGRIRCNCTQGYKGNPYIEDGCQDIDECQEPDVYPCLHGTCTNMPGTYRCSAKKSTKSLSGLITGIAISAGFGLLFSFLGVAKITNKLKQRRAKKLRQKFFNKNHGLLLQQLISSNKDIAERTRIFSLEELDQATNKFDHNRVLGGGGHGMVYKGILSDQHVVAIKKAKIVVQREIDQFINEVVILSQTNHRNVVKLFGCCLETEVPLLVYEFISNGTLSFHLHGQSENPLSWKDRLRIALETARAIAYLHSAASISVYHRDIKCANILLTDTLTAKVSDFGASRSMAIDETGILTAVQGTYGYLDPEYYYTSRLTEKSDVYSFGVILAELLTRVTPVFSSHSSECTSLASHFVSLVRENRLLDILDIQIVEEGGTEDAKVVARLAESCLNLKGEERPTMRQVETTLEDVQNSKVHLSCQITRANQNTMNGQLYKGSKGGEGTRLYSLEKEFIQSSEIPR